The nucleotide window AGGACACTGCCATCCGCATTGACCAGGAAGTGAAGAAGATTGTGATGCAGGCCTACAAGAGGGCGAGCGAGATTCTGGAAAGCAACCGCGAGACGCTCGAGCGCATTGCCCTGGCGCTGCTCGAACGCGAAGTGCTCGACGCTGCTGAGATCAAGCTGCTGATTGAAAACAAGCCGCTGCCCGAGAAAGCCAAGCTGCCGCCAGTGGCGGCGCCGCAGCCCGTGGCCGCGCCAGCGGCTCCGCGGCTAGAGCCCAAACCCGTGCCCGGCTTCACCAAAGGCGAAAAACCAGCACCGGCGTAGTGACTACAAAAACTCGCTCAGCCACCGCGGTGCCGATAGCAGACAAGTTCTTGCTCGTTCATTGAGCCAAGCTGTAGCGAGCTTGGCGTACAAAGGGGATCGAACCCCCGCCAAAGGTCCCCGATTCCGACATCCGGGATCGGGGGCCTTTTGTTTCTGCCGGTCTTTCGGACCTCAAGGACAGCTCCTCGCATCGTCGGGAAATCAGCATCCCTCGCCCGAGACGCTTGCCCCGCCTCAGCGGGAGCGATAGCATGGCGTTCTGATGGTTCAGCGGAAGCGGTTTCGGTTGAAGTTGCCTTCGCGCACGCTCGTGCTCGGCGAACGCACATTGATCATGGGTGCGGTCAACGTGACCCCGGATTCCTTCTCCGACGGCGGCATGTTCCTCTCACCGGAAGCAGCCGTGAATCACGCCCTTGAAATGGAGCAGGCCGGCGCCGACATCGTTGACATTGGTGGCGAATCCACTCGCCCGGGGTCCGAGTTTCTACCGGTGGAAGAAGAATGGCGGCGTCTGCGGCCGGTGCTCGAAGGCCTGAAAGGGAAGTTGCGGATCCCCATTTCGGTGGACACGTATAAATCCACGGTAGCGGCGGCGGCGCTCGAGGCCGGCGCGGAGATCATCAACGATGTAAGCGGGCTGCGGCTGGACGGGCAATTGGCCAGCGTTGCTGCTCGCTTTCGCGCCGGGCTCATCCTGATGCAGATGCGCGGCACGCCGAAGACGATGCAGAAAAAGCCCTTCGCCCGGAATGTGCTCGAAGACGTGCGGCAGGGCCTCAAACAATCGGTTGCGAGGGCGCTGGCCGCCGGCGTCCGGCGGTCCCGGATCATCCTTGACCCGGGGATCGGCTTTGGCAAGTCGGTTGAGCAAAATTGCGAGTTGATTCGGGAGCTCGAACAAATCGCCGCGCTTGGTTTCCCTGTGCTGATCGGCACTTCGCGGAAAAGCTTTATTGGCAAATTGCTGGACGATGCCCCTGCCGACCGGCGCCAGTGGGGCACCGCCGCCACCGTCGCCGCCTCAGTCCTTTCCGGCGCTCATATCGTCCGCGTCCACGACGTGCGCGAGATGCGCGATGTGGTTCGCCTCGCCGACGCCATTCTCGGAAGGTCGTGAAACCACGGATAAACACAGATGGACACAGATGAGAAGCCGGAAGAGCTGGGCTCGAAAGACTGCCCTTCCCTTCTGTCATTTTCCTCCTCCAGTGTTTATCTGTGTTCATCTGTGGTTCCGTGGTCTGACAAGACCGGTCTTGCCGTCGGGAGTTGGGTGGGGTAACTTTATCTGCTCGAGGTGAAGATGCCGGCTTTGGCCTTGCCCTGGGGGTCGTTCCCGCGGCTTACTGCGGCGGCGATCTTTGACATTCTGATCGTTGCCGTCATCATCTACTATTTTCTTCACCTGATCCAGGGCACCCGCGCCATCCAGATGCTGCTGGGCGTCGGGCTGGTGGTTGTCTTCTATTACGCCTCCCGGTGGGGCCGCCTGGAAACGGTTCAGTGGCTGCTCACCAACGTTTTGCCCTATTTTGTCTTTGCGCTCATCGTCGTGTTCCAGGCGGAGATTCGCCGCGCTCTTGCCCGCATGGGACAGAATCCTTTCTGGCGGCACTTCTCCGCGCAGCAACCCACCGAGAGTTACGACGACGTCATCCTGGCGGCCAGCTACCTCGCGCAGAATCGCACCGGGGCGCTGATGGTGATCGAGCGCGACATGGGCCTGAAAACTTACGTGGAATCGGGCGTTGGTCTCGACGCCTTGCTCAGCTACGATCTCCTCATCTCCATCTTTCGGCCAGAATCACCGCTGCACGACGGGGCAGCGATCATCCAGCGCGACCGGGTGGCCGCCGCGGCATGCTTCCTGCCGCTCTCGCTCAACCCGGTGCTTTCGACCCAGCTCGGAACCCGTCATCGCGCCGCGATCGGGGTGACCGAAGAAACCGATGCCGTCACTGTCGTCATTTCCGAACAGACCGGCCTGATCAGCCTTTGCTTAGGCGGCACAATCGAGATCGGCTTGAGCCCGGAGCGATTGGCCGACCGGCTGGCGGAACTTCTGCAAGGGCCTCGGCCGCGGGTGGGATGGCCTTCCCCTTCGGCGGTGGCGGGAGCCGCCACGGAAAGCTCGCCGCCAGCGAGTTCCGGGCCGTCCTCTGAGGACGGAGCACGATGAATTTTCTGCGTCGCTATCTCCTGCACAACTTGTGGCTGAAGCTCCTCGCCCTGGTGCTGGCCTTTTTGCTCTGGTCAGCGGTGACGGGCGAACCGCCGGCGGAGGTGGGTTACGCCGTGCCGCTCGAGCTGCGCAATGTGCCGGCGAACCTCGAAGTGAGCGGAGATGTTCCCGCGACCATCCGCGTCTGGTTGCGCGGCTCGGCGCCGCTGGTGCGGCGGCTCGTTCCGGCTGACATTGTGGTAGCGATCGATCTGCTCGGGCGCCGGGCCGGCGAACATGTCTTTCCGTTGAAACCAGGCGACATTGAAGTGCCCTACGGCACGCGGGTCGTCCGACTGTCTCCCTCCGAGGTTCGCCTTCGTCTCATTCGCCGGCCGGACCCTTAGCCGGTGGCGGGATTCATCCCGGCATGCATGTTGTGAGGAGTGACGCGCCTTAACGTGTCATCCATATCGTCCTGAAGGCGAACATTCCCAACAAAAACCCGACAGTCCGACGTCCGGGTGGGCGTCGGCATCTCTGCCGGGCTCGCCTGAGGAAAGCCGTGCGCTATTTTTAATTGCGTTGTTCGGAGCCTTCGGGACCAGGCGGGCAAGCCTGCGCAAGCGGTGATAGAACGAATTTTTTCCGACGGCGAAAGTTAGAAAGGTAATAAAATGGCCGGTTCGAATGAAGGCGCCGTGCGCAGCTCGGCTGGGGCACGGGGCAGCTTGTTCCTTGGGCGACGGGCCGCGG belongs to Candidatus Acidiferrales bacterium and includes:
- the folP gene encoding dihydropteroate synthase → MVQRKRFRLKLPSRTLVLGERTLIMGAVNVTPDSFSDGGMFLSPEAAVNHALEMEQAGADIVDIGGESTRPGSEFLPVEEEWRRLRPVLEGLKGKLRIPISVDTYKSTVAAAALEAGAEIINDVSGLRLDGQLASVAARFRAGLILMQMRGTPKTMQKKPFARNVLEDVRQGLKQSVARALAAGVRRSRIILDPGIGFGKSVEQNCELIRELEQIAALGFPVLIGTSRKSFIGKLLDDAPADRRQWGTAATVAASVLSGAHIVRVHDVREMRDVVRLADAILGRS
- the cdaA gene encoding diadenylate cyclase CdaA, translated to MPALALPWGSFPRLTAAAIFDILIVAVIIYYFLHLIQGTRAIQMLLGVGLVVVFYYASRWGRLETVQWLLTNVLPYFVFALIVVFQAEIRRALARMGQNPFWRHFSAQQPTESYDDVILAASYLAQNRTGALMVIERDMGLKTYVESGVGLDALLSYDLLISIFRPESPLHDGAAIIQRDRVAAAACFLPLSLNPVLSTQLGTRHRAAIGVTEETDAVTVVISEQTGLISLCLGGTIEIGLSPERLADRLAELLQGPRPRVGWPSPSAVAGAATESSPPASSGPSSEDGAR